In Elephas maximus indicus isolate mEleMax1 chromosome 5, mEleMax1 primary haplotype, whole genome shotgun sequence, the sequence aataaaattcacattttaaCTTGTTCAGAGATTACTGTCCAATTTTAGGGCCTCTTGACCAATTTACCCTATTCACTTTGAATCGTGTCACTAGAGATAGGGAAAAGAAAAGGTTCACCTTGAATCACTATGTTTTACTATCCActggcagactaggtagaaattttttgaggaaaagggaataaaatgaaataactgTTTGTAGTGAGACCCTATTTATTCCTTCTAGACtcctctttgaaaaaattttctTCTCCTTTGGAGATATCTACGTCTTTCTAGTAACATGATGTAACTTTTCTAAAATAAGTCCAAGATCTCTACTGCTTTCATTAAAACATAAGTTGGCAATTCATGTTTCCTCTCTTCAAATATCCTGGTTCACAAAGAGGACTgggtagtatttttccaatagATTTTTATATCTACTctatagaatattaaaaaaaaaaaattcatagactccTACAATTTCCAAGCTCAGAGGAATTTGATAAACTATAAACTCCATTGCAAAAACATTTTGGTAATAAATTACGTAGCTGTTATAACTGTTGATAAAGAATTTGTAGTAGCATGGGTAAGTGCTACTATAAAGAGTGAAAATATTGTGTAAACCATATGATCTCATCTCTGGGTGGTGGGATTATGGGTTATTTTTatgatttacatatttttttgcttttcctaaaataagtatatttcttttataattggaaaactataaaatataaaaggctttaggttattacttttttttcttgtttatgctactgagactttatattttcCAGCTAAAAGCATATTTTCATAGGCAATAACAAAGTAAACATTTAATGctattagagaaaaataaagagcaTTTTGTAAGTTTTACAAGTTTTTGGGAAAAATACCTGAAAACTGTGCTCGTAGCAGACACTCTGTTTCTTCAGAAAGTAGTTTCTCTTCTACAAGTGCATCAATTAATTGCAAACCCTTTCTCTTCTTTATCATCCTGTAGTTTTTGACAGAAATAAGTCTTTTTTTGGACACCTGTAACATCTGCTGCACTTCGGCCAGTCTTTCTGCACCTACCGTCAAGGGTCTCCTTAAACTATAGTTATGGTCCTCAGTAGTAACCTCGTCAGAATTATCTGGAAGTGGCTGTCTTAAAATTTTCTGTCTTGCTTTACCTTTCAGGTGTGCAGCTTGAGGGACCTATGCCAGAAATATAGAATTAAggttattttataaatatcacaAAATTGATCAGCTATAAAAAATACCAGTGAATGCAATACACTCACCTGGCTACTGTGGAGAGTTATGAAAGAAAAGATCATaatgtctgaattttttttttaaaagtattatcTATAGAACAATGCAAGTAAAGAGATTTTATTGTACCTATGCAGAAATATTAACATGCTGCTGAAAAGTTTCTGAAAtgattaaataggaaaaaaaaaaagaaagccccaaacccactgctgtggaatcaattctgactcacagtggccctataagatagagtagaactgccgcatatagggtttccaaggcagaagcagactgccgcatgttcctcctgcagagtggctggtgagttcaaaccaatgacctttcaattagcagctgagctctttaaccactgcaccaccagggctccttaactagaAAAAGGTGGTGTTAATTTGGGAAGGCTTCATAGAAATAAGTTTTGAAGGAGCAATAACATGATATAATGTAGGGGATGGTTATTTGCGCTAAAGAAGAAAGCATAGTGGAAAGCACACAGGCTTTGGAATTAAGACTGACCTGCTTTAAGTCCCAGCTCCATCACTTGTTAGCTGTCATTTAACCTCGATAACCCCTTGTCTCCTCTTCAGTAAATTGTGGCTAATACACGCATGTTTTGAGAATAAAGTAATTTATGTAAATCTCCTAGTACAATGGCCAAATCATAATATGTCTCAATAAATTACTGATTTGGGGTCCCTGAGTAGTGAAAATGgtatgtgcttgactactaacctaaaggttggcagtttgaacccacccacctggcagcactgcagaaggtgtggcaatctgcttatataaagattacagccaagaaaaccctatggagcagttctactttgtaacacatggggttgccaagttggaatcaacttgatggcaacaggtttggtatttttcGCTTATTACTGATTTATACAAAAGCATGAAAGCAGGtcaatttttttacatattttttttgttgttgccaagaatattcacagcagtacaccaattcaacagtttctacatgtacaattcaatgacactgattacgcttcaagttgtgcgaccattcttaccctccttttccaaactgttcctcccccattaacgtaaactcaccgccccctaagtttcctatctaatctttcaagttgcttttgttaatttgctcccatatagatagatcttaaaagagcataatgctcgaggcagacattctttactagttaagctaaccgattgtttggttttaagacgacttcagaggatattttttgtttaaggtttaaagattatctcagagcaatagtttcaggatttcatccagcctccatgacttcATAAGGTCTGGATTcaacgagaatttgaaattctgttctctatttccccctttttgattaggattcttcttcagaatctttgatcaaaatgtccagtaatggtagctgggcaccatccagttcttctggtctgcaATGGAGGCAGTCattcacacattccatttcctcctatttctgactctcctcccttgttgctccaggcaaacagaGACCAATGGTTGTGCCTCGGATGGCCAAAATCGGGTCAATTTATCACAAATaaaacagttgccatagagtcgattccaactcatggcaaccccatgtgtgtcaaagtagaactgtgatcctttGGGTTTTcagttggctgatttttcagaagtagattgccaggcctttcttccaaggcacctcagtggacttgaacctccaagttttcagttagcagatgagtgtgttaacaatttacaccacccagggatttcttaTCACACATACAGcaggtaaatattaaaaaaaaaaaactgctgctgagttgattccaactcatagcaaccctatgggaagagcagaactgccctataggttttccaaggaacagctggtagatttgaactgctgaccttttggttagcagctatagctcttaaccattgtgccaacaggcAAATATATGTGGTTCAAAAAGGCAGTTAGAAATCTACAAATCAATTAATAGGAAGCATTTGAAATGTCTAATTAAGAGTTTGAATTTGACACCAACTATATacttctgaggaaaccctggtggtatagtggctaaatgctatggctgttaatcaaagggtcagcagtttgaatctgccaggtgctccttggaaactctatggggcagttctactctgtcctatagggtcactctgagtatttttttttttatatatatacttatgaaTAGGGGAATGACATAAAACAATAACGAAGGAAGGAAACTCCAACAAGTAAGAGGAAGATGAGGCTAGCGTCAGGATTGAACAGTTAGATGATTATTGTAGACTGTACAGAAAGCAATTAAgccaggaaccagctttgtggcTAAGGagtgaaagaataaaaacaatcaaaagaaacacagaaatgTAACACCAATACTGGTGACCACCTTATAAAAAGTCTCCTATTTCTATGTACTTCTTTCTGTATCAATGCTAGTAATTACATTTTTGGTCGTGATCAGTAACATTATTGCAAAGAGCCCCCCCAAAAGTGTAGATAATTTCAATTACCACCGTTCTCTTGGACTTAACAAAAGCCTGAATTCTAAGGCTATGTATATCCATTCATTGTAGACAAATGATTTgcatttatatatctttttttttaaggttcaaaGCAGAATTCtaatattacatataaacttaaacTTTTCTCTAAGCATTTTAAATCTAATATTgaatttaagactttttttttactctaaaatTCTAGCTATAATGtgtatacttttttaaaagttctGTGAAATTTAGCTTTGTTTTCACCTATTATACCTTGTATAGAGAAACAGAAGGCACAGCTCCTTTCTTCAACTTTCTTCTCATGCCATATGCCTCAAAGTCACTTTCTTGAAAATGTTTGGAACACAGTATAGCACCTGGTCCCGGGATCCAAATCTTTTTGCTTCTGGGGTCCACACGATTAACAGCCCTGATCCATTTTGAGCGCTGTATGGTATCAGTTGGAAATCTATAACAATCATATTAAAGTTCTATTAACATGAAAATAGTCTAGTAATATTTgttatatgatcccatttattaCTTAACTGTTTTATACGGAAAGTCCAGCCAGGTGAATTTACTTAtctgatttcatttttataagCTCTTTAATTTTTTATCCCAAAGATTCACTATCTATGTGATCTTGTCTGTTTCAGTTTGTATGGGGGCAATTCTCATATGTCCTACCACATTCTGTCTTCACGGCTTACACTTAACAGAAAAATCTGCTCCAATTTAACTGGTTAAAAAACATGTGTGGTATTTTCCTTTCCTGTAGTgattgtggaaactctggtggc encodes:
- the THAP9 gene encoding DNA transposase THAP9 isoform X4, which encodes MTRSCSAVGCSTRDTVLSRERGLSFHQCVFPTDTIQRSKWIRAVNRVDPRSKKIWIPGPGAILCSKHFQESDFEAYGMRRKLKKGAVPSVSLYKVPQAAHLKGKARQKILRQPLPDNSDEVTTEDHNYSLRRPLTVGAERLAEVQQMLQVSKKRLISVKNYRMIKKRKGLQLIDALVEEKLLSEETECLLRAQFSDFKWELYNWSETAEYSTEMKQFAGTLYLCSSKVYDYVRKILKLPHSSILRTDLDLIASQRTSCTASTHLSVEAFMLL